A genomic region of Gallaecimonas xiamenensis 3-C-1 contains the following coding sequences:
- a CDS encoding type II secretion system protein M, producing the protein MIKEYWQAMAPRDRQVLTWAAPFMALGLFYFAIWQPLSGAEEAARQQLQSRQGDLQYLREQGSRLLAAKGGRLATGSGSLTDRVTRSANSFNVRIARLQPGQGGISVWVDEVPFERLTQWLTALQLKEGLSVSQADVITTGTPGMVRVRRLELTGA; encoded by the coding sequence ATGATCAAGGAATACTGGCAGGCCATGGCCCCCCGCGATCGCCAGGTGCTGACCTGGGCGGCGCCCTTTATGGCCCTTGGCCTCTTTTACTTTGCCATCTGGCAGCCCTTGAGCGGTGCCGAGGAAGCCGCGCGCCAACAGCTACAAAGCCGCCAGGGCGACCTGCAATACCTGCGAGAGCAGGGCAGCAGGCTGCTGGCCGCCAAAGGCGGGCGCCTGGCAACCGGCAGTGGCAGCCTCACCGATAGGGTTACCCGCAGCGCCAACAGCTTCAATGTCCGCATCGCCCGCCTGCAACCGGGACAGGGGGGGATCAGCGTCTGGGTCGATGAGGTGCCCTTCGAGCGCCTGACTCAGTGGCTCACCGCACTGCAATTGAAAGAGGGCCTGAGTGTGTCCCAGGCCGACGTTATTACCACGGGCACACCGGGCATGGTGCGGGTGCGGCGTTTGGAATTGACGGGGGCCTGA
- a CDS encoding type II secretion system protein N: MRIIKWTLAGLLFFLVALAWQLPAALVLSQAPLPPGVAVSGVQGTIWQGQVAQLSVQGLHFEQLRWQTRPWALLTGQLSLHLSSRPGVSQLGGDLALGLGGDIALDNLVLKVPVAPLVADMRLPVPSQVSGQLSVALAQYRKGAPWCEALSGKAQWLDAAVTNNFGDFDLGRIDADLACDQGAITAVVRDTPPRLGLELEARLEGENYQVRGFARPADDQPKALKDAFAFFGKAGSDGRYPVQFQGRLPR; this comes from the coding sequence ATGCGGATTATCAAGTGGACCCTGGCAGGGCTGTTGTTTTTCCTGGTGGCCCTGGCCTGGCAACTTCCTGCTGCCCTGGTGCTCTCCCAGGCGCCGCTGCCCCCTGGGGTGGCGGTAAGCGGTGTGCAGGGCACCATCTGGCAGGGCCAAGTGGCCCAGCTGTCGGTGCAGGGGCTGCACTTTGAGCAGCTGCGCTGGCAAACCCGGCCTTGGGCCCTGTTGACCGGCCAGCTCAGCCTGCATCTGTCCAGCCGCCCCGGCGTCAGCCAACTGGGTGGTGACCTGGCGTTGGGACTGGGGGGGGACATCGCCCTGGACAACCTGGTGCTGAAAGTGCCGGTGGCACCCTTGGTGGCGGATATGCGCCTGCCGGTACCCAGCCAGGTGAGCGGCCAGCTGTCGGTGGCCCTGGCCCAGTACCGCAAGGGCGCCCCCTGGTGTGAAGCCCTGTCGGGCAAGGCCCAATGGCTGGATGCCGCCGTGACCAACAATTTCGGTGACTTTGACCTTGGCCGCATCGACGCTGACCTGGCCTGCGACCAGGGCGCCATCACCGCCGTGGTGCGCGACACGCCCCCTCGCCTTGGCCTGGAACTGGAAGCACGCCTGGAAGGGGAAAACTACCAGGTCAGGGGCTTTGCCCGCCCGGCTGACGACCAGCCCAAAGCCTTGAAAGACGCCTTTGCCTTTTTCGGCAAGGCCGGCAGTGACGGCCGTTACCCGGTGCAGTTCCAGGGCCGCCTGCCCAGGTAA
- a CDS encoding TonB-dependent receptor domain-containing protein — protein MRRFPTRTPVCLAVLAALVTLPSLAAEPEKKDAGDEFDVERIEVVGRQINTLSSVMAERREKAVVADLMDAEQISRSGDSDAAEALRRITGLTLVQDKFIYVRGLGERYSSTTLNGALVPSPDPTRSVIPVDMFPSSIIDSLEVQKAYSPDKPAAFGGGNVDIRTLSFPLEFTLAAKVGISTTSKNHKDGLDYNGGGRDFLGSDDGKRALPKAVSDAANQYGSIDVVNIAKGLGGLTAGNLAKAETINRELGTSFNRRMDLDKSSVDPDYDFSVAMGNRFEIGSESVLGFMVGVAHDTEAKNFNERERYYSRSADGSLSPLEKFDDILGTTYTEKNSGVASVGFELDPYNKVKLTSTYLKDTSDEAKRKTGDTVETINEANANYSINNIRYEERSMVANQVQGEHMWEWLFGLGVKWQYTDARARRFAPGELEYRYYNQYDADGQLQSASLRRSDSAATYQFGDMKDETKNGSIDFKLPFEVGDSSFDLLAGYNYFERERDSTTSRYKFDTRGFTTAELTDRFENIFSDANILDASKGFNISDVATRADDYKSAQQLDMGYVGFDWRYGFDWRFAGGVRYEDFRQASVPFNPSTGEIEGDPAEMVRAEDDFYPSLSATYFLTEDMQLRFGVGQTVVRPDLREVTPVLYVDPVTDFKVRGYSGLESTDMTNFDLRWEWYLEDGANLSVGAFYKDLKKPIETLELQGSDGDRLISFRNAEDGEVYGLEIEGLRDFSFLGDSGDSPWNGLFVAGNLTVSDSEININQLAETNLTNLKRRMTGHSKYVANLQLGFDSPDGLHSANLSYNVFGERVAFAGTNGRDDALEQPFHSVNFTYSYYPTTELSVKLTLKNLLDEKTTIEQQGQIVQEKEEGVSYGLSLSYRY, from the coding sequence ATGCGTCGATTTCCGACTCGGACACCGGTATGCCTGGCCGTGCTGGCTGCCCTGGTGACCCTGCCCAGTCTGGCTGCTGAACCCGAGAAAAAAGATGCGGGGGATGAGTTCGATGTGGAACGCATTGAAGTGGTTGGTCGCCAGATCAACACCCTGTCCTCGGTGATGGCCGAACGCCGTGAAAAAGCGGTGGTAGCCGACCTAATGGACGCCGAACAGATCAGCCGCAGCGGCGACAGCGATGCTGCCGAAGCCCTGCGTCGCATCACGGGCCTGACCCTGGTGCAAGACAAGTTTATCTATGTGCGTGGTTTGGGTGAGCGCTACTCCAGCACCACCCTCAACGGCGCCCTGGTGCCTTCGCCTGACCCGACCCGCTCGGTGATCCCGGTGGACATGTTCCCCTCTTCCATCATCGACTCGTTGGAAGTGCAGAAGGCCTATTCCCCCGACAAGCCGGCGGCTTTTGGCGGCGGTAACGTCGACATCCGTACCCTGAGCTTCCCCCTGGAGTTCACCCTGGCCGCCAAGGTGGGTATCAGCACCACCAGCAAGAACCACAAAGACGGCCTGGACTACAACGGCGGTGGCCGCGACTTTTTGGGCTCGGACGACGGCAAGCGTGCCCTGCCCAAGGCGGTCAGTGACGCCGCCAACCAGTACGGCTCCATCGACGTGGTCAATATCGCCAAGGGCCTGGGCGGCCTGACCGCCGGCAACCTGGCCAAGGCCGAGACCATCAACCGTGAACTGGGCACCAGCTTCAACCGTCGCATGGATTTGGACAAGAGCAGCGTAGACCCTGACTACGACTTCTCGGTGGCCATGGGTAACCGCTTTGAAATCGGTAGCGAAAGCGTGCTGGGCTTTATGGTGGGGGTGGCCCACGATACCGAAGCCAAGAACTTCAACGAGCGCGAGCGCTACTATTCCCGCAGCGCCGACGGCAGCCTGTCGCCCCTGGAAAAGTTCGACGACATTCTGGGCACCACCTACACCGAGAAGAACTCCGGGGTGGCCTCGGTAGGGTTCGAACTGGATCCCTACAACAAGGTCAAGCTCACCAGCACTTACCTCAAGGACACCTCCGACGAGGCCAAGCGCAAGACCGGTGACACAGTCGAGACCATCAACGAAGCCAACGCCAACTACAGCATCAACAATATCCGCTACGAAGAGCGGTCCATGGTGGCCAACCAGGTGCAGGGCGAGCATATGTGGGAGTGGCTGTTTGGCCTGGGGGTCAAATGGCAGTACACCGACGCCCGCGCCCGCCGCTTTGCACCCGGTGAGCTTGAATACCGTTACTACAACCAGTACGACGCCGACGGCCAGCTGCAAAGCGCCAGCCTGCGTCGCTCCGACAGCGCCGCCACTTACCAGTTCGGCGACATGAAGGACGAGACCAAAAACGGCTCCATCGACTTCAAGCTGCCCTTCGAAGTAGGCGACTCGAGCTTCGACTTGTTGGCGGGCTACAACTACTTCGAGCGGGAACGTGACTCCACCACCTCACGCTACAAGTTCGACACCCGTGGCTTTACCACGGCCGAGCTGACCGACCGCTTTGAGAACATTTTCAGCGACGCCAACATCCTCGATGCCAGCAAGGGCTTTAACATCTCCGATGTGGCCACCCGCGCCGACGACTACAAGTCGGCCCAGCAGCTGGACATGGGCTATGTGGGCTTTGACTGGCGTTACGGCTTTGACTGGCGCTTTGCCGGCGGCGTGCGTTATGAAGACTTCCGCCAGGCCTCTGTGCCCTTCAACCCCAGCACCGGTGAGATTGAAGGTGACCCGGCAGAGATGGTGCGGGCCGAAGACGACTTCTACCCCAGCTTGTCCGCCACCTATTTCCTGACCGAGGACATGCAGCTGCGCTTTGGCGTCGGCCAAACCGTGGTGCGCCCCGATCTTAGGGAAGTGACCCCGGTGCTTTACGTTGACCCTGTCACCGACTTCAAGGTCCGTGGTTACAGCGGCCTGGAAAGCACCGACATGACCAACTTCGACCTGCGCTGGGAGTGGTACCTGGAAGACGGCGCCAACCTGTCGGTAGGGGCCTTCTACAAGGACCTGAAAAAGCCCATCGAGACCCTGGAACTGCAAGGCTCGGACGGCGACCGCCTGATCTCCTTCCGTAACGCCGAAGACGGTGAAGTTTACGGCCTGGAGATCGAAGGTCTTCGCGACTTCTCCTTCCTGGGAGACAGCGGCGACAGCCCGTGGAACGGTCTATTCGTGGCCGGTAACCTGACGGTGTCCGACTCGGAGATCAACATCAACCAGTTGGCGGAAACCAACCTCACCAACCTCAAGCGCCGCATGACCGGCCACTCCAAGTACGTGGCCAACCTGCAGCTGGGCTTTGACTCACCGGACGGCCTGCACTCGGCCAACCTGAGCTACAACGTATTCGGCGAGCGGGTGGCTTTTGCCGGCACCAACGGCCGTGACGACGCCCTGGAGCAACCCTTCCACTCGGTGAACTTCACCTACAGCTATTACCCCACCACCGAGCTGTCGGTGAAACTGACCCTCAAGAACCTCTTGGATGAGAAAACCACCATAGAGCAGCAGGGCCAGATAGTGCAGGAGAAGGAAGAAGGGGTCAGCTACGGCCTGAGCCTGTCCTACCGCTACTAA
- the yrfG gene encoding GMP/IMP nucleotidase, with the protein MLDDQRLNWSEIDTVLLDMDGTLLDLHFDNHFWMDRVPVLLAEKDGISLDQARARIDAEYQAVFGTLNWYCYDYWTARLGLDIDLASREIQHLISLRSDTLPFLKALRESGRRVILLTNAHPKSLSLKVELTALDQHLDQLISTHSYRASKESQSLWQAVHLDLGFDPARTLFVDDSQPILEAARRFGIRYLLGVENPDSKKPHKQFDGFAATSDYRQHLDEIKKGPR; encoded by the coding sequence ATGCTTGATGACCAACGCCTTAATTGGTCTGAAATTGACACCGTTTTGCTGGACATGGACGGCACCCTGCTGGATCTGCATTTTGACAACCATTTCTGGATGGACAGGGTACCGGTGCTGCTGGCCGAGAAAGACGGCATCAGCCTGGACCAGGCCAGGGCCCGTATCGATGCCGAATACCAGGCGGTGTTCGGCACCCTCAACTGGTATTGCTACGATTACTGGACGGCCCGCCTGGGTCTGGACATAGACCTGGCCAGCCGCGAGATCCAGCACCTGATCAGCCTGCGCAGCGACACCCTGCCCTTCTTGAAGGCCCTGCGCGAGTCAGGCCGGCGGGTCATTCTGCTCACCAATGCCCACCCCAAGAGCCTGTCCTTGAAGGTGGAGCTAACCGCCCTGGACCAGCACCTGGATCAGCTGATCTCCACCCACAGCTACCGGGCGTCCAAGGAGTCCCAGTCGTTGTGGCAGGCGGTTCACCTGGATCTGGGCTTTGACCCGGCCCGCACCCTGTTCGTGGACGACTCCCAGCCGATCCTCGAAGCGGCCCGCCGCTTCGGCATCCGTTATCTGTTGGGGGTGGAAAACCCGGACTCGAAAAAGCCCCATAAGCAATTCGACGGCTTTGCCGCCACCAGCGACTACCGCCAGCACCTGGATGAGATAAAAAAAGGGCCACGGTAA
- the nudE gene encoding ADP compounds hydrolase NudE: MTKSAKLPEVIDAQIVAESRLFKVEQLHLRFTNGAERHYERMKGSGRGSVMVVPLLDDHTLLLGREYAAGLHAYELGFPKGLIDPGEDAIEAANRELQEEIGYGARDWTVLREVSMAPGYFSAKMTLLIARDLYPSRLEGDEPEPIEVVPWPLARINELRYQKDFSEARSLTALLLARDWLQEQALL; this comes from the coding sequence ATGACGAAATCTGCCAAGCTGCCCGAAGTGATAGACGCCCAAATCGTCGCCGAAAGCCGGTTGTTCAAGGTCGAGCAGTTGCACCTGCGCTTTACCAATGGCGCCGAGCGCCATTACGAGCGCATGAAGGGCTCGGGGCGTGGCTCGGTAATGGTGGTGCCGCTGTTGGACGACCACACCCTGCTGTTGGGGCGTGAATATGCCGCCGGCCTCCATGCCTATGAGCTGGGCTTTCCCAAGGGGCTGATCGACCCGGGCGAAGACGCCATCGAAGCGGCCAACCGCGAGCTGCAGGAAGAGATAGGTTATGGCGCCCGGGACTGGACAGTGCTGCGGGAAGTGTCCATGGCCCCCGGCTATTTCTCGGCCAAGATGACCCTGCTCATCGCCCGGGACCTGTACCCGTCAAGGCTGGAAGGGGATGAGCCCGAACCCATAGAAGTGGTGCCATGGCCGCTGGCGCGGATCAATGAGCTACGCTATCAGAAGGATTTTTCGGAGGCGCGCAGCCTCACCGCCTTGCTGTTGGCACGGGACTGGCTGCAAGAACAGGCGCTGCTATGA
- the cysQ gene encoding 3'(2'),5'-bisphosphate nucleotidase CysQ, with amino-acid sequence MTPQAYLDDIITLARQAGQAILPWFRSDDLVTEHKADDSPVTNADIAANKVIVRGLKALTPDIPILSEESGHKPFAERSRWRVYWLVDPLDGTREFVGGSPDFAVNIALVVDNEPVLGVIHAPVSGDCYWAVRGQGVFKNGQAIHTRESPKPPLLAVSRHQSLSTLKAHLHQDLAFDALPFGSASLKSCMVAEGVADAYVRIGPTGEWDTAASWAIVVEAGGRIVDLAGQPLTFNQSESLENPNYAVLGQLSPEQLF; translated from the coding sequence ATGACACCCCAGGCCTATCTCGACGACATCATCACCCTGGCCCGCCAGGCGGGCCAGGCCATCTTGCCCTGGTTCCGTTCCGATGACCTGGTCACCGAACACAAGGCCGACGACAGCCCGGTCACCAACGCCGACATCGCCGCCAACAAGGTGATAGTGCGGGGCCTCAAGGCCCTGACCCCGGATATTCCCATTCTCTCGGAAGAATCCGGCCATAAGCCCTTTGCCGAGCGCAGCCGCTGGCGGGTCTATTGGCTGGTGGACCCTTTGGACGGCACCCGTGAGTTTGTCGGCGGCTCACCGGATTTTGCCGTCAACATCGCCCTGGTGGTGGACAACGAACCTGTGCTGGGGGTGATCCATGCCCCGGTGTCCGGCGACTGCTATTGGGCCGTCAGGGGCCAGGGAGTCTTTAAGAACGGCCAGGCCATCCATACCAGGGAAAGTCCCAAGCCGCCGCTGCTGGCGGTGTCCCGCCACCAGTCCTTAAGCACCCTCAAGGCCCACCTGCACCAGGATCTGGCTTTTGACGCCTTGCCCTTCGGGTCGGCCAGCCTCAAGTCCTGCATGGTGGCCGAAGGGGTAGCCGACGCCTACGTGCGCATAGGCCCCACCGGCGAGTGGGACACGGCGGCCAGCTGGGCCATAGTGGTGGAAGCGGGAGGCCGCATAGTCGACCTGGCCGGCCAGCCCCTGACCTTCAACCAGAGCGAGAGCCTGGAAAACCCCAACTATGCGGTCCTTGGCCAGCTCAGCCCCGAACAACTGTTCTAA